The Pseudoalteromonas sp. DL-6 genome has a window encoding:
- a CDS encoding GNAT family N-acetyltransferase produces MKICETQRLLIRPFSIDDVPALSKILSDDEVMRYSIRGVCDEAATGEFIKWCIQCYDSYGLGPWALIDKSSDLLIGFCGISPQSIAGNEEPNLGYRLAVDFWNKGLACEAAKGVLKYVFTQTTHQSVVVIIEPEHIASLKVAKKIGFTDYSNHEFHGRAVQLYRLTKAQWSNSFF; encoded by the coding sequence GTGAAAATTTGTGAAACCCAAAGGTTGCTTATTCGGCCATTTTCAATTGATGATGTGCCGGCATTAAGTAAAATTCTTAGTGACGATGAGGTGATGAGATACTCAATTCGTGGTGTGTGCGATGAAGCTGCAACTGGTGAGTTTATAAAGTGGTGTATACAATGTTACGATTCATATGGTTTGGGGCCATGGGCATTAATAGATAAAAGCAGCGATTTATTGATTGGATTTTGTGGTATTTCCCCACAAAGTATCGCGGGTAACGAAGAGCCTAATTTAGGATATCGATTAGCGGTCGATTTTTGGAATAAAGGCTTAGCCTGCGAAGCGGCTAAAGGTGTTTTAAAGTATGTGTTTACGCAAACTACTCATCAATCCGTCGTTGTTATTATTGAACCTGAGCATATTGCGTCATTAAAAGTAGCAAAGAAAATTGGCTTTACAGACTACAGTAATCATGAATTTCACGGTCGTGCCGTACAGTTATACCGATTAACTAAGGCGCAGTGGAGTAACTCATTTTTTTAA